The following are encoded together in the Perca flavescens isolate YP-PL-M2 chromosome 22, PFLA_1.0, whole genome shotgun sequence genome:
- the nom1 gene encoding nucleolar MIF4G domain-containing protein 1 — MKGKWKQNSKKKKGNVVLQKYMVAVDEFIKSKSGPEEENDHGLRFVKKKSRKELRKEKRKMKKAKMKSYYEGKKPISLPMDDGKNSGIPADEQQQQQQQEEKKKKKTKKEVSKAQSSSAPTDKSDRSKTPSSKKGKKINTLQESRKKALLEANEDEDREIKKLERYLGLNKRKNKKSLPQSFVADGLDYILGMLDSGSSAVGMYDDDDDMDMAKDNFKKLDENDSQLSDEEPGDEMASEGSDEDMDSCDDENVVDEEASDDDDDEVVDEEKEEMEAELDESDAADSDNENEEEMVEEADTKASGSMSETVISAAGKYVPPQLRGDGDDKRKAELEKLKRNVKGLVNRLSEPNMASISGQLEELYMSCSRKDMNDTLTEVLLAACVTPSLMPDRLLMEHVLLVSVLHYAVGLEVGANFLETVVRRFDEVYHNSSESKECDNLVAIVSHLYNFQVVHSVLIFDILKLLVGAFTEKDIELVLLVLRNVGFALRKDDALALKELISEGQRKASLMGSKLQDQTRVRFMLETMLALKNNDMRKIPGYDPEPMEKLRKLQRTLIQRRAGGSDMKLRVSLNNLLAAEQVGRWWIVGSSWSGAPMIGEQGNTTSKQSTAEGQFSAKVLELARKQRMNTEVRRNIFCVIMTSEDYLDAFEKLLRMGLKDKQEREIVHVLMDCCLQEKTFNAYYAVLGEKFCSQDRRFQMTFQFSLWDKFRELSNLPSSTFNNLVQLVTHFLQKKCLSLSILKVIEFGELDKSTVRFLRQVLTKLLKDIEPEDLASIFGRISGIPKLGMLREGLKLFISHFLLKNAQSQGPAEQAVMLSERAQVATKAMEAKEAKLKL, encoded by the exons ATGAAGGGCAAATGGAAGCAGAACAGCAAAAAGAAGAAGGGAAATGTTGTGTTACAGAAGTACATGGTGGCAGTGGATGAGTTTATTAAAAGCAAAAGTGGCCCTGAAGAGGAAAATGACCATGGCTTAagatttgtaaaaaagaaaagcagaaaggAGCTGCGTAAAGAAAAgcgaaaaatgaaaaaagccaaaatgaaaagttattaTGAGGGTAAGAAGCCCATCAGTTTACCAATGGATGATGGCAAAAACTCCGGAATACCAGCTgatgaacagcagcagcagcaacaacaggaggagaagaaaaagaagaaaacaaagaaagaagtgTCAAAAGCACAGTCTAGTAGTGCTCCTACAGATAAATCAGACCGCTCTAAAACACCATCTTCCAAGAAAGGCAAGAAGATTAATACGCTTCAAGAATCAAGAAAAAAGGCACTTCTGGAGGCAAATGAAGACGAGGacagagaaataaagaaattagAGCGCTACCTGGGATTaaacaagagaaaaaacaagaaaagtcTGCCTCAATCCTTTGTGGCTGATGGACTTGATTACATCCTAGGTATGCTTGACTCTGGCTCATCGGCTGTGGGGatgtatgatgatgatgatgacatggATATGGCTAAGGATAACTTTAAAAAACTTGATGAGAATGACTCTCAGCTGTCAGATGAGGAACCTGGAGATGAGATGGCGAGTGAGGGCAGCGATGAAGATATGGACTCATGTGACGATGAAAATGTAGTGGACGAGGAGgccagtgatgatgatgatgatgaagtgGTTGATGAGGAGAAGGAGGAAATGGAGGCTGAGCTGGATGAGAGTGATGCAGCTGACTCAGACAatgaaaatgaagaagaaatgGTGGAAGAAGCAGATACTAAGGCATCAGGCTCAATGTCAGAAACT GTCATCTCTGCAGCAGGCAAATATGTCCCGCCTCAATTGCGAGGCGACGGAGATGATAAACGCAAAGCTGAGCTCGAAAAACTGAAGAGGAATGTGAAAGGTCTGGTGAACAG GCTGAGTGAGCCCAACATGGCGTCCATCAGTGGTCAGCTGGAGGAGCTGTACATGAGCTGCAGCAGGAAGGACATGAATGATACCCTAACGGAGGTGCTACTAGCAGCCTGCGTCACCCCGTCCCTGATGCCTGACAGACTACTGATGGAGCACGTCCTGCTTGTCAGCGTCCTCCATTACGCCGTTGGGTTAGAG GTGGGAGCCAATTTTCTGGAGACAGTTGTGCGAAGGTTTGACGAGGTGTACCACAACTCGTCTGAAAGCAAGGAATGCGACAACTTGGTCGCCATTGTCAGTCACCTCTATAACTTCCAGGTGGTGCATTCTGTTCTCATCTTCGACATCCTAAAACTTTTGGTCGGAGCTTTTACAGAGAAGGACATTGAACTAGTTTTGTTAGTGCTGAGGAATGTCGGTTTCGCCCTGAGGAAGGACGACGCTCTTGCTCTCAAGGAGCTTATCTCTGAAGGCCAACGTAAGGCCAGTCTCATGGGCTCAAAGCTTCAGGATCAGACAAGG GTGCGTTTCATGCTGGAAACCATGCTGGCTTTGAAGAACAATGATATGAGGAAGATCCCAGGCTACGATCCTGAGCCTATGGAGAAACTGAGGAAGTTGCAGAGGACTCTG ATCCAGCGGCGTGCAGGAGGCAGTGACATGAAACTGAGGGTCTCTCTGAACAATCTCCTGGCAGCAGAGCAAGTGGGCCGCTGGTGGATCGTCGGCTCCTCGTGGAGCGGAGCACCCATGATCGGCGAACAAGGAAACACAACCTCAAAACAGAGCACTGCTGAAGGACAG tttagtgcCAAAGTCTTAGAGCTGGCTAGGAAACAGAGGATGAACACTGAGGTCAGAAGAAACATCTTCTGTGTGATAATGACCAGTGAAGATTACCTGGATGCCTTTGAGAAACTGCTCAG GATGGGCCTAAAGGacaagcaggagagagagattgtTCATGTTCTGATGGACTGCTGTCTGCAGGAGAAAACCTTCAATGCCTATTACGCTGTACTGGGAGAAAAATTCTGCTCCCAGGATCGCCGCTTCCAG ATGACTTTCCAGTTCAGCCTATGGGACAAGTTCAGGGAGCTGTCCAACCTTCCCAGCAGCACTTTTAACAACCTGGTTCAGCTGGTTACCCACTTCCTTCAGAAGAAGTGCCTCTCACTCTCCATACTCAAA gTAATAGAGTTCGGGGAGCTTGATAAGTCCACCGTGCGATTCTTGCGTCAGGTGCTCACCAAACTGCTAAAAGACATTGAGCCTGAGGACCTAGCCAGCATATTTGGAAG GATTTCAGGAATTCCCAAGCTAGGAATGCTGCGGGAGGGCTTGAAGCTTTTCATCAGCCACTTCCTGCTGAAGAATGCCCAGTCACAGGGACCAGCTGAGCAAGCAGTAATGCTGTCAGAACGCGCCCAGGTCGCCACCAAAGCCATGGAGGCCAAAGAGGCCAAGCTCAAACtgtaa